Proteins from one Setaria italica strain Yugu1 chromosome V, Setaria_italica_v2.0, whole genome shotgun sequence genomic window:
- the LOC111257195 gene encoding protein TIFY 11d-like: MAAEGSRSGRRSGRFTMTCACVLQRQRQARAGNVARLFQEPPPLPVAPAVENDGRTMQLFPVRAGAAMARQRLEMTKAPMTIFYGGQVIRVENVPADKGKQLMEMAQSVNNPPPPEKVVVVDVPDEEVVAEPSAAITANQARKLSVQRFLGKRKQRTADDDDARVYLLISRTDDPDDEEEASPSKKMDTGGDEPFEDVPYASWLSL; this comes from the exons ATGGCCGCCGAGGGGTCCAGGAGCGGGAGGAGATCAGGCAGGTTCACCATGACCTGCGCATGCGTGCTCCAGCGGCAGCGCCAGGCGCGGGCGGGTAACGTCGCCCGCTTGTTccaggagccgccgccgctcccggtgGCGCCCGCCGTGGAGAACGACGGCAGGACCATGCAACTCTTCCCCGTGCGCGCCGGCGCTGCCATGGCCCGGCAGAG GCTGGAGATGACGAAGGCGCCGATGACCATCTTCTACGGGGGGCAGGTAATCAGGGTGGAGAACGTCCCCGCGGACAAGGGGAAGCAGCTGATGGAGATGGCACAGTCGGTGAACaaccctccgccgccggagaaggtggtggtggtggacgtcCCGGATGAGGAGGTCGTCGCCGAGCCATCGGCGGCCATCACTGCCAACCAGGCTAGGAAGCTGTCAGTGCAGAGGTTCCTCGGGAAGAGGAAGCAAAG AACAGCGGATGATGATGACGCACGTGTTTATTTACTCATCAGCAGGACCGACGACcctgacgacgaggaggaggcgtcgCCGTCGAAGAAGATGGacaccggcggcgacgagcccTTTGAGGACGTGCCTTATGCCTCGTGGCTCAGCCTCTAG